One Mycolicibacterium parafortuitum DNA segment encodes these proteins:
- a CDS encoding ABC transporter family substrate-binding protein, giving the protein MPTTLRRVSAGISAIGMTFALVTGCTVSPPPAPQSTDTTESTPPPPMKATQIIVAIDSIGPGFNSHLLSDQSPVNAAISALVLPSSFRPVPDSQTPTGSRWEMDTSLLESAEVTSQEPFTVTYKIRPEAQWTDNAPIGADDYWYLWRQMVSQPGAVDPAGYDLITGVQSVEGGKTAVVTFAQPYPAWRELFNDILPAHIVKDVPGGFAAGLTQALPVTGGQFRVDTIDPQRDEILLARNDRYWGVPASPDLILFRRGGAPAALADSIRNGDTQVAQVHGGSAVFAQLSAIPDVRTARIVTPRVMHLTLRAQQPALADWQVRKAILGLLDVDLLAAVGAGDDNTVTLAQAQVRSPSDPGYVPTAPPAMSREDAIALLAEAGYEIEPGESPAPPEISRGRVVKDGEPLRLVLGVAANDPTSVAVANTAADQLRNVGIDASVSALDPVTLYGEALVNNTVDAVVGWHPAGGDLATSLASRYGCPALEATAVPTTGAPTPPPEPSDPPEATPPPTTATATTAPGPPPETGQLVQAPSNITGICDRTIQPRIDAALRGTADISEVIDEVEPRLWEMSTVLPILQDTTIVAAGPSVQNVSLTGAVPVGIVGDAGAWVKLPK; this is encoded by the coding sequence ATGCCGACGACCCTGCGCCGCGTCAGCGCCGGCATCAGCGCGATCGGCATGACGTTTGCCCTGGTCACGGGGTGTACGGTGAGCCCGCCGCCGGCCCCGCAGAGCACCGACACGACCGAGTCCACGCCCCCGCCGCCGATGAAGGCGACGCAGATCATCGTCGCGATCGACTCGATCGGCCCCGGCTTCAACTCGCATCTGCTCTCTGACCAGTCGCCGGTGAACGCCGCGATCAGCGCGCTGGTGCTGCCGAGTTCGTTCCGGCCGGTCCCGGATTCGCAGACCCCGACCGGCTCGCGGTGGGAAATGGACACCTCGCTGCTGGAGTCGGCGGAGGTGACCAGCCAGGAGCCCTTCACGGTGACCTACAAGATCCGGCCCGAGGCGCAGTGGACCGACAACGCGCCGATCGGCGCCGACGACTATTGGTATCTGTGGCGCCAGATGGTGAGTCAGCCCGGTGCCGTCGACCCGGCCGGCTACGACCTGATCACCGGGGTCCAGTCGGTCGAGGGCGGCAAGACCGCCGTGGTCACCTTCGCCCAGCCGTACCCGGCCTGGCGTGAACTGTTCAACGACATCCTGCCCGCCCACATCGTCAAAGACGTCCCCGGTGGCTTCGCGGCCGGGTTGACGCAGGCGTTGCCGGTGACCGGCGGCCAGTTCCGGGTCGACACCATCGATCCGCAGCGCGACGAGATCCTGCTGGCCCGCAACGACCGCTACTGGGGCGTGCCCGCCTCGCCCGACCTGATCCTGTTCCGCCGCGGCGGGGCGCCGGCCGCGCTCGCCGACTCGATCCGCAACGGCGACACCCAGGTGGCGCAGGTGCACGGCGGATCGGCGGTGTTCGCGCAGCTGTCGGCGATCCCCGACGTGCGCACCGCGCGGATCGTCACACCGCGCGTCATGCACCTGACGTTGCGGGCCCAGCAGCCCGCCCTGGCCGACTGGCAGGTACGTAAAGCGATCCTCGGCCTGCTCGACGTCGACCTGCTCGCCGCTGTCGGCGCCGGAGACGACAACACCGTGACGCTGGCGCAGGCGCAGGTGCGGTCCCCATCGGATCCCGGATACGTACCGACCGCGCCGCCGGCGATGTCCCGTGAGGACGCGATCGCCCTCCTCGCCGAAGCCGGGTACGAGATCGAACCGGGGGAGTCGCCCGCGCCGCCGGAGATCAGCCGCGGGCGCGTCGTCAAGGACGGTGAACCGCTGCGTCTGGTGCTCGGCGTCGCGGCCAACGACCCGACATCGGTGGCCGTCGCGAACACCGCGGCCGACCAGCTGCGCAACGTTGGGATCGACGCATCGGTGTCCGCGCTCGACCCGGTGACGCTCTACGGCGAGGCGCTGGTCAACAACACCGTCGACGCGGTGGTGGGATGGCATCCGGCCGGCGGCGATCTGGCGACGTCGTTGGCGTCGCGCTACGGCTGCCCCGCGCTGGAGGCGACCGCCGTCCCGACCACCGGCGCGCCGACGCCACCCCCGGAGCCGTCCGATCCGCCGGAGGCCACCCCGCCGCCGACCACCGCCACCGCGACCACCGCACCGGGCCCGCCTCCGGAGACGGGTCAGCTCGTGCAGGCGCCGAGCAACATCACCGGTATCTGTGACCGGACGATCCAGCCGAGAATTGATGCCGCGCTGCGGGGGACGGCCGACATCTCCGAGGTCATCGACGAGGTCGAGCCGAGGCTGTGGGAGATGTCGACGGTGCTGCCGATCCTGCAGGACACCACCATCGTCGCGGCGGGCCCGAGCGTGCAGAACGTCAGCCTCACCGGGGCCGTGCCGGTCGGGATCGTCGGCGACGCCGGCGCGTGGGTCAAACTGCCGAAATAG
- a CDS encoding PE-PPE domain-containing protein, translating into MPAFIRSLLVTVVAMLGAAMLAVGSTLTGAAAALADPVALIMGNSGRPWPEAPYVANAMRRYIEPNSTCGEVSCQARPVYGPEEFWPVYGGLTALSFNRSTEVGLDYLDAALQQQLHAEPGENVVIFGYSQSGRITNLQLRNLADPAYAEDNDKIVPDADQLEVVLVGNWSRPNGGIGARFNGLTIPFIGITFDGATPTDTGYRMTDISYEYDIISDAPLYPINLLATLNATLGFFYAHLTYADPSAINASFPWGSTSEESFAELLASATVQKYPGKGQDPNGNPEDWDNTYVLIPSKHLPLLQPIRDLAAVTGTSGFIEPVMKLIEPTLKVLIDTGYDRTIPMGQNTPARLIPRINLVTLTADLGKALDRGIRDALGMPSVTPAAPTDTSSGDITATFTTPEKAKMEDEFAESAEDSSDISAVSEDSTDDEKDVSDGSEHAAVDEDITETADTANDPATTPEPTTSESAADSASAAEAGKPAERTDRAPRKPATRKSDDNAAA; encoded by the coding sequence ATGCCTGCGTTCATCCGGTCTCTGCTCGTCACCGTCGTCGCGATGCTCGGCGCCGCGATGCTCGCCGTCGGTTCGACATTGACCGGGGCGGCGGCGGCCCTGGCCGACCCCGTCGCTCTGATCATGGGGAACTCCGGACGCCCCTGGCCCGAAGCGCCCTACGTCGCCAATGCCATGCGTCGCTACATCGAACCCAACTCCACCTGCGGCGAGGTGAGCTGCCAGGCCCGCCCTGTCTATGGACCGGAGGAGTTCTGGCCGGTCTACGGCGGGCTGACCGCGCTGTCCTTCAACCGATCGACCGAGGTGGGGTTGGATTATCTGGACGCGGCGCTGCAACAGCAACTGCACGCCGAACCCGGGGAGAACGTCGTCATCTTCGGCTACTCGCAGAGCGGCCGGATCACCAATCTGCAACTGCGCAATCTCGCCGACCCTGCCTATGCGGAGGACAACGACAAGATCGTGCCGGACGCCGATCAGCTCGAGGTCGTCCTGGTGGGCAACTGGAGCCGCCCCAACGGCGGGATCGGGGCCCGATTCAACGGCCTCACCATCCCGTTCATCGGCATCACCTTCGACGGCGCGACCCCGACCGACACCGGTTACCGGATGACCGACATCTCCTACGAGTACGACATCATCTCCGACGCGCCGCTGTACCCGATCAATCTGTTGGCGACTCTCAACGCGACCCTCGGCTTCTTCTACGCCCACCTGACCTATGCCGACCCGTCCGCCATCAACGCCTCGTTCCCTTGGGGTTCGACCAGCGAGGAGTCGTTCGCAGAGCTGCTCGCCTCGGCGACGGTGCAGAAGTACCCCGGAAAAGGGCAGGATCCGAACGGCAACCCCGAGGACTGGGACAACACTTATGTCCTGATCCCGTCGAAGCACCTCCCGCTGCTGCAACCGATCCGCGATCTCGCCGCGGTCACCGGCACGTCCGGGTTCATCGAACCGGTGATGAAGTTGATCGAGCCCACGCTGAAGGTGTTGATCGACACCGGATATGACCGGACCATTCCGATGGGCCAGAACACGCCGGCCCGCCTGATTCCGCGAATCAACCTGGTAACGCTGACCGCCGACCTCGGCAAGGCCCTCGATCGAGGAATTCGCGACGCACTCGGAATGCCTTCCGTCACCCCTGCGGCACCGACGGACACTTCCTCCGGTGATATCACGGCCACGTTCACTACGCCCGAGAAAGCGAAGATGGAGGACGAGTTCGCCGAGTCCGCAGAGGATTCCAGCGATATCTCGGCGGTTTCGGAAGATTCGACGGACGACGAGAAAGACGTGTCGGACGGTTCGGAGCACGCGGCCGTGGATGAAGACATCACCGAGACGGCGGACACCGCGAACGACCCAGCCACCACGCCGGAACCCACCACGTCGGAATCCGCCGCCGACTCTGCTTCCGCCGCCGAGGCCGGCAAGCCGGCCGAGCGCACGGATCGTGCTCCGAGGAAGCCTGCCACCAGGAAGTCGGACGACAACGCCGCGGCGTAG
- the typA gene encoding translational GTPase TypA, with amino-acid sequence MTARPDFRNVAIVAHVDHGKTTLVDAMLRQSGALSHRGDDEIERLMDSGDLEKEKGITILAKNTAVHRHHPDGTMTVINVIDTPGHADFGGEVERGLSMVDGVVLLVDASEGPLPQTRFVLRKALAAHLPVILVVNKTDRPDARIAEVVEESHDLLLDVASDLDEEAQAAAEMALDLPTLYASGRAGIASTTQPANGENPDGENLDPLFDVLLEHIPPPKGDPEGPFQALVTNLDASAFLGRLALIRIYKGRLKKGQQVAWMREVDGHPVITNAKITEVLVTVGVERTSTDEAVAGDIVAIAGVPEIMIGDTLADPDHAHALPRIAVDEPAISVTIGTNTSPLAGKVSGHKLTARMVKNRLDSELVGNVSIKVVDIGRPDAWEVQGRGELALAVLVEQMRREGFELTVGKPQVVTQTIDGKLHEPFEALTIDCPEEHLGAITQLLAARKGRMEQMTNHAAGWVRMDFIVPSRGLIGFRTDFLTLTRGTGIANAVFDGYRPWAGEIRARHTGSLVSDRSGQITPFAMIQLADRGQFFVEPGQETYEGQVVGINPRAEDLDINITREKKLTNMRSSTADVMETLARPLELDLEKAMEFCAEDECVEVTPEIVRVRKVELTASLRARAKARAKAQANN; translated from the coding sequence GTGACTGCACGCCCGGATTTTCGCAACGTCGCCATTGTGGCCCACGTCGACCATGGCAAAACCACTCTGGTCGACGCGATGCTGCGTCAATCCGGTGCCCTGAGCCACCGCGGTGACGACGAGATCGAACGCCTGATGGATTCCGGTGACCTGGAGAAGGAAAAAGGAATCACCATCCTGGCCAAGAACACGGCCGTGCACCGGCACCACCCTGACGGCACCATGACCGTCATCAACGTGATCGACACCCCCGGCCACGCCGACTTCGGTGGCGAGGTCGAACGCGGCCTGTCGATGGTCGACGGTGTGGTGCTGCTCGTCGACGCGTCCGAGGGGCCGCTGCCGCAGACTCGGTTCGTGCTGCGCAAGGCCCTAGCCGCGCACCTGCCGGTGATCCTGGTCGTCAACAAGACCGACCGTCCCGACGCCCGCATCGCCGAGGTCGTCGAGGAGAGCCACGACCTGCTGCTCGACGTCGCCTCCGACCTCGACGAGGAGGCCCAGGCGGCCGCCGAGATGGCGCTGGACCTGCCGACGCTGTACGCCTCCGGGCGTGCCGGGATCGCCAGCACCACCCAGCCCGCCAACGGTGAGAACCCCGACGGCGAGAATCTCGACCCGCTGTTCGATGTGCTGCTCGAGCACATCCCGCCGCCGAAGGGCGACCCCGAAGGGCCGTTCCAGGCGCTCGTGACCAACCTCGACGCATCGGCGTTCCTCGGCCGGCTCGCCCTGATCCGGATCTACAAGGGCCGCCTCAAGAAGGGGCAGCAGGTCGCGTGGATGCGTGAGGTCGACGGCCACCCCGTCATCACCAACGCCAAGATCACCGAGGTGCTGGTCACCGTCGGCGTCGAGAGGACGTCGACCGACGAGGCCGTCGCCGGCGACATCGTCGCGATCGCCGGCGTCCCGGAGATCATGATCGGCGACACGCTGGCCGACCCCGACCATGCGCACGCGCTGCCGCGCATCGCCGTCGACGAGCCCGCGATCTCGGTGACCATCGGCACCAACACCTCGCCGCTGGCCGGCAAGGTGTCCGGGCACAAGCTCACCGCGCGGATGGTTAAGAATCGCCTGGATTCCGAGCTGGTCGGCAACGTGTCGATCAAGGTCGTCGACATCGGCCGCCCGGACGCCTGGGAGGTGCAGGGCCGAGGCGAGCTGGCGCTGGCCGTCCTCGTCGAGCAGATGCGCCGCGAGGGCTTCGAGCTCACGGTCGGCAAACCGCAGGTGGTCACCCAGACCATCGACGGCAAGCTGCACGAACCGTTCGAAGCGCTGACCATCGACTGCCCCGAAGAACACCTCGGCGCGATCACCCAGCTGCTGGCCGCCCGCAAGGGCCGGATGGAGCAGATGACCAATCACGCCGCGGGATGGGTGCGGATGGACTTCATCGTCCCCAGCCGCGGCCTGATCGGGTTCCGCACCGACTTCCTGACACTGACCCGCGGCACCGGCATCGCCAACGCGGTCTTCGACGGCTACCGTCCATGGGCCGGCGAGATCCGCGCCCGCCACACCGGGTCGCTGGTGTCCGACCGCAGCGGCCAGATCACGCCGTTCGCGATGATCCAGCTCGCCGACCGCGGGCAGTTCTTCGTCGAACCCGGGCAGGAGACCTACGAGGGCCAGGTCGTCGGCATCAACCCGCGCGCCGAGGATCTCGACATCAACATCACCCGGGAGAAGAAGCTGACCAACATGCGGTCCTCCACGGCCGACGTGATGGAGACGCTGGCCCGGCCGCTGGAACTCGACCTGGAGAAGGCGATGGAGTTCTGCGCGGAGGACGAATGCGTCGAGGTGACCCCCGAGATCGTGCGGGTGCGCAAGGTCGAACTGACCGCATCGCTGCGCGCGCGAGCCAAGGCGCGGGCCAAAGCGCAGGCCAACAACTGA